A single window of Anaerolineae bacterium DNA harbors:
- a CDS encoding Ribose ABC transport system, periplasmic ribose-binding protein RbsB → MFTRSKTYLLLSGLLLLSLVLGACAQATPQPTKQEDTPVPIPSTAEPTTPLKKIKIGLFVPVSGNTYEEARLRGAQETAAKYNAEVVNFSGEYDPLEQINQIQDAIASKTFDVLLIHPIDSNAVVPAVQDALNAGLVVINADSPIGPDPNTLEPYPPGVSAFIGRTGKATGEWLGQAVIKACEGKDPCEVAYLIGIQALTIDQVRYQYLEETIKPYPNIKIVAFQEGLYRQDKSYEVMQNVFQANPGIDVVASSGDQMTLGAEKAAKDAGLVGIAFIGNGASKEGCQALMEGRFFATIADIPYTQGQLLVETAIKVIQGKPFEKSIDLNKVSPPLPPDGPVIDKEDLKTYVCQW, encoded by the coding sequence ATGTTCACGCGTTCAAAAACTTATCTATTATTGAGCGGCTTGCTTCTTCTCAGTCTTGTATTGGGTGCTTGCGCCCAAGCCACTCCGCAACCCACAAAACAAGAAGATACGCCCGTTCCAATACCGTCAACCGCAGAACCAACTACCCCACTGAAAAAGATTAAGATTGGATTGTTTGTTCCGGTTTCAGGGAACACCTACGAAGAAGCTCGATTACGGGGGGCACAAGAAACAGCGGCTAAGTACAACGCCGAAGTGGTTAATTTCTCCGGAGAGTATGATCCACTAGAGCAAATCAATCAAATACAAGATGCAATTGCATCAAAGACTTTTGATGTTTTATTGATTCACCCAATTGATAGCAATGCAGTCGTGCCTGCAGTTCAGGATGCTCTTAATGCAGGCCTGGTGGTTATCAATGCTGACTCCCCCATTGGACCTGATCCAAATACTCTTGAACCTTATCCACCCGGTGTTTCGGCTTTCATTGGGCGTACCGGCAAAGCTACTGGTGAATGGCTTGGCCAAGCGGTGATCAAGGCTTGTGAAGGTAAAGACCCCTGTGAGGTAGCATATCTAATTGGCATACAAGCGCTGACGATCGACCAAGTTCGCTATCAATATCTTGAAGAGACTATAAAGCCTTACCCCAACATCAAGATCGTAGCCTTCCAAGAGGGTTTATACCGCCAGGATAAATCGTATGAAGTCATGCAAAACGTGTTCCAAGCTAATCCTGGAATTGATGTGGTTGCTTCATCAGGCGATCAAATGACACTCGGTGCCGAAAAGGCAGCTAAAGATGCTGGATTAGTAGGAATTGCTTTTATTGGTAATGGAGCCAGTAAAGAAGGATGCCAGGCTTTGATGGAAGGACGTTTCTTCGCAACCATTGCTGACATCCCTTACACACAAGGGCAACTTCTGGTTGAAACAGCAATTAAGGTTATTCAAGGTAAACCGTTTGAAAAGTCAATAGACCTGAATAAGGTATCACCTCCATTGCCGCCTGATGGACCGGTCATCGACAAAGAAGACCTAAAAACATACGTGTGTCAGTGGTAA
- a CDS encoding Hydantoin racemase, which yields MGNTFSILVSSRKCIHKMQENVRLYGYEHRLASMRPLDIGIHEMHLNAEYTSERLLYEGRRAIEEDGAEVLILGCAAIYGFHQKMQDLLGVPVIDAVLAPFKYAEFLAELAQRFHWYPSRKWGNESPPPSEIKEWGLFNNREDFI from the coding sequence TTGGGGAACACATTTTCGATTCTGGTCAGCAGCCGCAAGTGCATTCATAAAATGCAAGAAAATGTTCGCCTCTATGGATACGAGCATCGGTTAGCCTCAATGCGTCCTTTGGATATTGGGATACATGAAATGCACCTGAATGCAGAATACACCTCTGAGCGTTTGTTATATGAAGGGCGAAGAGCAATTGAGGAAGATGGGGCTGAAGTCTTGATTCTGGGATGTGCAGCAATTTACGGTTTTCATCAGAAGATGCAGGATTTACTAGGTGTACCAGTTATTGATGCTGTTCTAGCTCCGTTTAAATATGCGGAATTTTTGGCTGAACTTGCACAGAGGTTTCATTGGTATCCAAGCCGGAAGTGGGGGAATGAATCTCCTCCACCTTCTGAAATAAAAGAATGGGGGTTGTTTAATAATAGAGAAGACTTCATATGA
- a CDS encoding N-methylhydantoinase A, translated as MSQSCYSLSADIGGTFTDFVAIEETSGLAFTGKVLSTPANQAIAVLEGIRQLIPDPSEIGFIVHGTTVGLNAFLERKGARVLLITTAGVSDYYTIARGDRTDLYKLQYHKPQRLVPRHDVHEVRERIKWDGTVIEPLHLEDFQPIIEKIKRENIQAVAICFLHAYAYPQHELQAREILMKALPEISVTLSHEVAREWREYERASTAIMNAYIAPGIERYLSSLEREMKGLGVTSTLYVMQSSGGIMTAESARKQPIRTLLSGPVGGTIGGVVLSKWINRPNLLCVDMGGTSFDMSLVINHQPNVSTVTSLEGLPLLTPIVDIHTIGAGGGSLAWIEAGGLRVGPQSAGADPGPACYGRGGNQPTVTDAHLSLNRIGTNSLLSGRMTLDGEAASRVIHDLANKMGLDDVALAEGILSIINAKMADGIRTITIAQGIDPRDFSLLAFGGAGPMHAVWLAEELGIRETIIPFSPGTFSASGMLQTDIRHDFSHSYYRLLTKVDPQDMANVYARLIEEGREALKEESVPPEDMHFELSSDMRYQGQEYSINVRIGKDFKLSEIEKAFHEAYRVRYGHATPGAPVEFVTLRVAAFGLTKRKFIGYRTSTDRHDPLIDTRRVIFDGCAYSTPILRREWIPLGSVYAGPVVIEEDSATTIVPPGYESMIDQFGNIIIVRKEAK; from the coding sequence ATGAGTCAGAGTTGTTATTCGTTATCTGCTGATATTGGCGGAACTTTCACAGATTTTGTTGCTATTGAGGAAACATCAGGGCTGGCTTTCACCGGGAAGGTTCTCTCAACGCCGGCAAACCAGGCAATTGCCGTATTAGAAGGCATTCGCCAACTCATACCAGACCCGAGCGAGATTGGATTTATCGTCCACGGTACCACTGTGGGATTGAATGCCTTTCTAGAACGGAAAGGCGCACGTGTTCTATTGATCACTACAGCAGGCGTGAGCGATTATTATACAATCGCCCGCGGCGATCGTACTGATCTATATAAACTCCAATATCATAAGCCCCAAAGATTGGTGCCAAGACATGATGTGCATGAAGTGCGCGAACGAATCAAGTGGGATGGAACAGTCATAGAGCCACTGCATTTGGAGGATTTTCAACCAATTATTGAGAAGATAAAAAGAGAAAATATCCAGGCTGTAGCTATTTGTTTCCTTCATGCTTATGCATACCCACAGCACGAACTTCAAGCCCGTGAAATCTTGATGAAAGCATTGCCAGAGATTTCAGTGACCTTATCTCATGAGGTAGCACGGGAATGGCGAGAATATGAGCGCGCTTCGACCGCGATCATGAACGCTTACATCGCTCCTGGAATTGAACGATACCTCTCTAGCCTTGAGCGGGAAATGAAAGGATTGGGGGTAACTAGCACACTCTATGTGATGCAATCGAGCGGCGGGATTATGACCGCAGAGAGCGCGCGCAAACAACCTATTCGCACTCTACTCTCTGGTCCCGTAGGAGGCACCATCGGAGGGGTGGTTTTATCGAAGTGGATCAACCGACCGAATTTATTATGCGTTGATATGGGTGGAACATCATTCGACATGAGTCTGGTGATAAACCATCAGCCCAATGTTTCCACTGTCACTTCCTTAGAGGGATTACCCTTGCTTACACCGATTGTTGATATACACACCATCGGAGCCGGTGGTGGATCTTTGGCGTGGATCGAGGCAGGAGGATTGCGCGTTGGACCGCAAAGCGCAGGTGCAGACCCCGGTCCGGCTTGTTATGGGCGAGGAGGAAATCAGCCAACCGTAACAGATGCACATCTCTCCCTGAATAGGATTGGAACCAACTCTCTATTAAGCGGTCGAATGACTTTAGATGGGGAAGCGGCGTCCCGCGTGATCCACGACCTAGCCAACAAAATGGGATTGGATGATGTTGCACTGGCAGAAGGCATCCTTTCGATCATCAATGCGAAAATGGCAGATGGGATTCGAACGATCACCATTGCTCAAGGTATTGATCCGCGTGATTTCTCTCTGCTGGCATTTGGAGGCGCAGGCCCCATGCATGCTGTCTGGCTTGCTGAAGAATTGGGTATACGTGAAACCATCATTCCTTTCAGCCCTGGCACTTTCTCTGCTTCGGGGATGTTGCAAACCGATATCCGACATGACTTTTCACACAGTTATTATCGCCTCTTGACTAAGGTCGATCCTCAGGATATGGCGAATGTTTATGCCCGCTTGATCGAAGAGGGTCGCGAAGCTCTAAAAGAGGAATCCGTACCGCCTGAAGACATGCACTTCGAGTTGTCTAGTGATATGCGTTATCAAGGTCAAGAGTATTCGATCAATGTACGCATTGGGAAAGACTTCAAACTGAGTGAAATTGAGAAGGCTTTCCATGAGGCTTATCGGGTACGTTATGGGCATGCCACGCCCGGAGCGCCAGTGGAGTTTGTTACTTTGAGAGTCGCTGCGTTTGGATTGACCAAGCGTAAGTTCATTGGCTATCGGACATCTACAGATAGACATGATCCTCTCATTGATACTAGACGTGTCATCTTTGATGGTTGCGCCTACTCAACTCCCATCTTGCGACGTGAGTGGATACCGTTGGGATCGGTTTATGCAGGCCCAGTGGTCATTGAAGAAGATAGCGCTACCACTATCGTACCACCTGGGTATGAAAGTATGATAGATCAATTCGGTAACATTATTATTGTCAGAAAGGAGGCGAAATGA
- a CDS encoding N-methylhydantoinase B — protein MNARPDPITTEIIRNAFISIADDMNATLFRSAYSPVIYEGRDCAVALLDENGDVLAQSVGVPLFLGNLEVCVKITAEKFGWDIFKPGDVFYMNDSYLQGTHLNDATIFAPIFWRGKRVGFSASRAHWLDVGGKDPSQTTDSVEIYQEGMRWPPTRIYQNGEPRQDILEVLRANSRFGHLLIGDLNAQVAAMRTGEARFQAILDRFGYETVLAARDEIFRQSEQMERDAVKAIPDGVYTARGFLDDDGLGNGPVPLQIQIEVKDDQIHVDLSGSSPMTRGPINSGFAQTVSACRMAFKMLIHPERPVDGGTFRTLTVKVPEGCLFNAKEPAPCQWYFTPQGLLIDLFIKALAPVLPDQAAAAHYGDSMVIWFDGVDPRKENKRFLALEANPGGWGAFSRGDGQDALINIVNGPFKDMPIEVYENEYPIMIREYGIRPDSGGPGRFRGGCGVYRTYVIESPASLFTWFERSVTPAWGLFGGKDGAGPDVVVNPGCPNELRKLKFNALQLKSGDVVRFYTGGGGGYGQPWKRDPERVRDDVINGYVTRQGAERHYGVVLCDDFSVDEEATRERRQAMQTEAM, from the coding sequence ATGAACGCTCGTCCCGATCCAATTACTACCGAAATCATTCGGAATGCATTTATATCCATAGCAGATGATATGAATGCAACGCTATTTCGTAGTGCCTACTCTCCAGTAATATATGAGGGACGTGATTGTGCAGTAGCCCTCCTTGATGAAAATGGAGATGTACTAGCACAATCGGTTGGCGTACCGCTTTTTCTGGGCAATTTAGAGGTTTGTGTCAAAATTACCGCCGAGAAATTTGGTTGGGATATCTTTAAACCCGGCGACGTGTTTTACATGAATGATTCCTACTTGCAAGGTACTCATCTGAACGACGCCACAATATTCGCTCCAATATTCTGGCGTGGGAAGCGGGTTGGTTTTTCGGCTAGTCGCGCCCATTGGCTAGATGTTGGTGGCAAGGATCCGAGCCAGACAACCGACTCGGTAGAAATTTACCAGGAGGGTATGCGCTGGCCTCCCACGCGCATCTACCAAAATGGAGAACCACGTCAAGATATTTTGGAGGTTTTGCGAGCTAATAGTCGCTTTGGTCATTTACTTATTGGAGACCTGAACGCCCAAGTGGCAGCAATGCGCACCGGAGAGGCACGCTTTCAGGCTATTCTGGATCGCTTTGGCTATGAAACTGTGCTGGCAGCCCGGGATGAAATTTTCCGACAGTCCGAACAAATGGAAAGGGATGCCGTCAAGGCAATTCCCGATGGCGTATATACCGCTCGGGGGTTTTTAGATGACGACGGGCTCGGCAATGGTCCCGTGCCGCTCCAGATCCAGATAGAAGTAAAAGATGACCAAATTCATGTTGACCTTAGTGGTTCCTCTCCAATGACGCGTGGACCAATAAACTCTGGATTCGCTCAAACCGTCTCAGCTTGTCGTATGGCATTTAAGATGTTGATACATCCTGAACGCCCGGTAGATGGTGGGACATTCAGAACCCTGACCGTGAAAGTTCCAGAAGGCTGCCTTTTCAATGCCAAAGAACCGGCTCCATGTCAGTGGTATTTTACCCCACAGGGCTTGCTGATTGATCTATTTATTAAAGCACTTGCTCCAGTGCTCCCTGATCAAGCAGCAGCCGCTCATTATGGCGATTCGATGGTAATTTGGTTCGACGGCGTAGACCCACGCAAAGAGAATAAACGTTTTCTTGCTTTGGAGGCGAATCCAGGCGGATGGGGTGCTTTTAGTCGAGGAGATGGACAGGACGCATTGATTAACATCGTCAACGGGCCCTTTAAAGATATGCCTATTGAAGTATACGAAAACGAATATCCAATTATGATACGCGAGTATGGGATTCGCCCCGACAGCGGCGGACCTGGTCGGTTCCGTGGAGGATGTGGTGTGTATCGCACCTATGTTATAGAATCTCCAGCCTCGCTGTTTACTTGGTTTGAAAGATCAGTTACTCCTGCCTGGGGCTTATTCGGCGGGAAGGATGGTGCAGGTCCGGATGTGGTGGTAAACCCTGGATGCCCAAATGAACTGCGTAAGCTCAAGTTCAATGCCCTTCAACTGAAAAGCGGAGATGTGGTGCGCTTCTACACCGGTGGTGGTGGAGGGTATGGTCAACCTTGGAAGCGTGACCCTGAGCGCGTTCGAGATGATGTGATTAACGGGTATGTAACTCGGCAAGGCGCAGAACGTCATTATGGCGTTGTTCTGTGCGACGACTTTTCAGTAGATGAGGAAGCTACTCGAGAGAGACGCCAGGCAATGCAGACAGAAGCTATGTAA
- a CDS encoding Ribose ABC transport system, permease protein RbsC, translated as MEAFSFPKRVRLDTLRDYGTIIAFVALFVVLSFTTPAFLSLRNLHNILDQSAHVGIIACAMTIVIIGGCFDLSVGAIFAFAGSLAAIIARAGYTELGILTGISVGLIFGLVNGIIITLFRINSFIATLATSLMIRGMALVLTGGLLIVVTDPKFALLGQGRFLQIKYPVYLFAGFALLTWFILSRTTFGRYVYAIGGNQEAARLSGVRVNLIRILTFCLTGLAAGIAGVLTVSRISQGVADIGAGVELDAIAATVIGGTSILGGEGAIWRTIVGVLLLRLIGNGFNLLNVPPFYQGIFQGAIIIFAVALDTLSKRNR; from the coding sequence ATGGAAGCGTTTTCATTTCCAAAACGCGTCCGTCTAGATACTCTGCGAGATTACGGGACGATTATTGCCTTTGTGGCTTTATTTGTTGTTCTATCGTTTACGACACCGGCCTTTCTCTCTTTGAGAAATCTGCACAACATTTTGGACCAATCCGCTCATGTAGGGATCATCGCTTGTGCTATGACTATTGTGATCATTGGGGGATGTTTTGATCTATCGGTTGGTGCTATTTTTGCCTTTGCGGGGTCATTGGCAGCGATTATTGCGCGGGCTGGTTATACAGAACTCGGGATTCTCACCGGTATCTCAGTTGGTTTAATTTTTGGTCTCGTCAATGGCATAATCATCACCCTGTTTCGGATCAACTCATTTATTGCCACTCTTGCAACCAGTTTGATGATCCGTGGCATGGCTCTGGTATTGACCGGCGGACTTTTGATTGTTGTTACTGATCCGAAGTTTGCTTTATTGGGTCAGGGTCGTTTTCTGCAAATCAAATATCCGGTTTATTTATTTGCCGGCTTCGCATTGCTGACTTGGTTCATTCTTTCGCGCACAACTTTCGGTCGTTATGTCTATGCAATTGGTGGTAATCAGGAGGCAGCGCGCCTTTCGGGTGTCAGAGTCAATTTGATCCGTATTCTGACATTCTGTCTTACTGGACTGGCAGCCGGTATCGCAGGGGTTTTAACAGTCTCTCGCATCTCCCAGGGTGTTGCAGACATTGGAGCAGGGGTTGAGTTAGATGCTATTGCTGCGACTGTGATTGGTGGAACAAGCATACTCGGTGGCGAAGGAGCGATCTGGCGCACAATCGTTGGCGTTTTGTTGTTGCGTTTGATTGGAAATGGCTTTAATTTGCTAAATGTTCCACCATTTTACCAAGGCATTTTCCAAGGCGCCATCATTATATTTGCTGTGGCTTTGGATACATTATCCAAACGTAACCGATAA
- a CDS encoding Mobile element protein, whose product MMPNDLPPWHVVYQQTQRWLKAGVFEDLVRDLRMLMREINDRPPQPRAAILDSRTLQSTPESGGRAGYDGHKRRKGSKVHLAVDTLGQLLAVLVTPANEQDRAQVAALAEQIQEATGETVEVAFVDQGYTGAQPAADAEAHGIRLEVVKLPTTKRGFVLLPRRWVVERSFAWMARFRRLVRDYERLPETLAGLHFIAFAMLMAHRFISFMVQCS is encoded by the coding sequence ATGATGCCCAATGACTTGCCGCCATGGCACGTCGTTTACCAGCAGACGCAGCGCTGGCTGAAGGCGGGGGTGTTTGAAGACCTGGTTCGAGACCTGCGGATGCTGATGCGAGAGATTAACGACCGTCCGCCCCAGCCCCGTGCGGCCATTCTGGACAGTCGCACACTGCAATCGACCCCAGAAAGTGGCGGACGGGCTGGCTACGACGGGCACAAGCGGCGCAAAGGCTCGAAGGTGCACCTGGCGGTGGATACGCTGGGGCAGTTGCTGGCGGTCTTGGTCACCCCAGCCAACGAACAAGACCGGGCGCAGGTGGCTGCACTGGCGGAACAGATTCAGGAAGCCACGGGCGAAACGGTGGAAGTTGCCTTTGTTGACCAGGGGTATACCGGTGCCCAACCGGCAGCCGATGCGGAAGCACATGGAATTCGCCTGGAAGTGGTCAAGCTGCCGACCACCAAGCGCGGTTTTGTGTTGCTTCCCCGTCGCTGGGTGGTGGAACGCAGTTTCGCCTGGATGGCACGCTTCCGGCGGCTGGTGCGGGACTATGAACGGTTGCCTGAGACGTTGGCTGGGTTGCATTTTATCGCCTTTGCTATGCTGATGGCACATCGATTCATAAGTTTCATGGTGCAATGTTCATAA
- a CDS encoding D-amino-acid oxidase, whose product MRHPDVVIVGGGIIGCACAYYLSKEGVRVLLIERGGIGCGASKAGMTHVVTWEEPEVHLQLAKASRRLYQELSQVLPLDIQYRETGSIAIVERPEGMAAFEETVRRLQAWGVKCRLLSATELTSLEPNIAPDVGGGAYFEEDAQVSPLHATHAMAWAAKERGAVIETFSEVVGIERSPDGHQVTAVQTAKGRIPCSSIVIAAGAWSGQIAKLVGLDVPILPRKGTLVVTAPVPEGLFRCKILLAAGYMDSVREGASSSVAVAANIQQVKNGNLLLGSSRQFVGFDARVDAYVVSMMIKRNLRFFPVLAKVTAIRTWAGFRPYTPDLLPIISAVDSIEGLYIAAGHEGIGITEAPITGKLISQIVTGQAPDMPLGVLSLSRFNEIS is encoded by the coding sequence ATGAGACATCCTGATGTCGTCATCGTTGGCGGAGGAATTATTGGTTGCGCCTGTGCCTATTATCTTTCTAAAGAGGGGGTGCGCGTCCTCTTGATTGAAAGGGGAGGTATAGGCTGCGGCGCCTCTAAAGCCGGTATGACCCATGTGGTCACTTGGGAGGAGCCAGAGGTTCACCTGCAACTTGCCAAGGCAAGCCGGCGTCTCTATCAGGAACTCAGCCAGGTGTTACCGCTGGACATTCAATACCGTGAGACAGGCAGCATTGCTATTGTCGAGCGCCCTGAGGGCATGGCAGCCTTCGAGGAGACCGTGCGTCGCTTGCAAGCATGGGGGGTGAAATGCCGTCTCTTGAGCGCAACTGAGCTGACTTCCCTCGAGCCAAACATTGCTCCAGATGTCGGCGGTGGGGCGTATTTCGAGGAGGATGCCCAGGTCAGTCCCCTTCACGCTACCCACGCCATGGCTTGGGCGGCAAAAGAGCGTGGCGCAGTCATCGAGACCTTCAGCGAAGTAGTGGGCATCGAGCGCAGCCCTGACGGTCATCAGGTAACTGCTGTCCAAACTGCGAAGGGTCGCATTCCATGTTCGAGCATCGTTATTGCCGCTGGGGCGTGGAGTGGGCAGATCGCAAAGTTGGTTGGCCTGGACGTGCCCATCTTACCCCGCAAGGGCACCTTAGTCGTTACCGCGCCGGTGCCAGAGGGTCTCTTTCGATGTAAAATTCTCCTGGCGGCTGGATATATGGACTCGGTGAGAGAGGGCGCCAGCAGTAGCGTTGCGGTCGCTGCCAATATTCAACAAGTTAAAAACGGCAATCTGCTTCTGGGTAGCAGTCGCCAATTCGTCGGCTTCGATGCGCGTGTGGATGCCTATGTGGTATCCATGATGATAAAGCGCAATCTACGTTTTTTCCCCGTGCTGGCAAAGGTCACCGCCATCCGTACTTGGGCAGGTTTCCGACCCTATACACCGGACTTATTGCCCATCATCTCGGCGGTGGATTCTATTGAGGGGCTCTACATTGCTGCCGGACATGAAGGCATTGGCATTACCGAAGCACCCATCACAGGCAAACTGATCAGCCAAATTGTTACAGGACAGGCGCCAGATATGCCGCTTGGTGTGCTTTCGTTGTCGCGCTTCAATGAGATTTCTTAA
- a CDS encoding 4-hydroxyproline epimerase produces the protein MRFTRVVTAIDSHTEGEPARVVIGGIPVISGNSFAEKWEWAKKNLDGLRKMLMFEPRGSSIMSGSILTTPCTPGADIGVIYIEVSGFLPMCGHGTIATCTVLVEAGLVPVIEPVTELTLDTPAGLVKASIRVEDGIAKAVTIQNVPSFLYKSDLVVDVPELGKVKLDIAYGGNFYAIVPADAVGLELVPASAKEIVRKGSLIREAIFEQVDVVHPLNPAINRCTHVRFISASPNPRATTRNAVLYSAEGIDRSPCGTGTSAEMAFRYAKGMQKLGEEFVSESIIGSLFYGRLAEETRVGSYTAVVPTIRGSAYISGIQQFVLDPRDPWPEGFYLGESSKWGAEF, from the coding sequence ATGAGATTCACTCGTGTGGTTACGGCGATCGACTCGCATACTGAAGGTGAGCCAGCGCGAGTTGTTATAGGGGGAATTCCAGTCATTTCAGGCAATTCATTTGCAGAAAAATGGGAGTGGGCGAAGAAAAACCTGGATGGACTGCGCAAGATGTTAATGTTCGAGCCACGTGGCAGCAGCATCATGTCTGGCAGCATCCTGACCACACCCTGCACCCCCGGGGCGGACATCGGCGTGATTTACATCGAGGTCAGCGGCTTCCTGCCAATGTGTGGACATGGCACCATTGCCACCTGCACCGTGCTGGTGGAAGCTGGGCTGGTGCCGGTCATCGAGCCGGTTACTGAATTGACCTTGGATACACCGGCCGGTCTGGTCAAAGCTAGCATTCGTGTTGAGGATGGCATCGCCAAAGCTGTCACCATTCAGAATGTACCCTCCTTCCTTTATAAATCTGACCTGGTGGTGGATGTACCTGAACTGGGCAAGGTTAAGTTGGATATCGCCTATGGCGGCAACTTCTATGCCATCGTCCCAGCGGATGCAGTTGGCCTGGAGTTAGTACCTGCTTCGGCGAAGGAGATCGTGCGCAAAGGCTCATTGATTCGCGAAGCAATCTTCGAACAGGTGGATGTAGTTCACCCGCTTAATCCAGCCATCAATCGGTGCACGCATGTGCGGTTTATCTCCGCCTCGCCCAATCCCAGAGCGACGACGCGCAATGCGGTGCTCTATTCGGCAGAGGGCATTGACCGCTCCCCCTGTGGCACCGGTACCAGTGCAGAGATGGCGTTTCGTTACGCCAAAGGCATGCAAAAGTTGGGGGAGGAGTTCGTCAGCGAGAGCATCATCGGTAGCCTCTTCTACGGTCGCCTAGCCGAAGAGACGCGCGTTGGATCTTACACCGCAGTAGTGCCAACCATTCGGGGAAGCGCATACATCTCTGGCATACAGCAATTTGTGCTCGACCCGCGTGATCCGTGGCCCGAGGGGTTCTACCTGGGTGAGAGCAGCAAATGGGGCGCGGAGTTTTAA
- a CDS encoding Ribose ABC transport system, ATP-binding protein RbsA yields the protein MSSIPHVETRNISKRFDAIEALVDINLTIERGTIHALVGENGAGKSTLGKIISGIIRPDQGELIVNGRVAHYTSPSDALADGITIISQELSLVPKLNVMENVFLGMESRKMGIIQQEVLRQRYAQLIERSGFDIPGNVPVAKMRVADQKKVEILRAIARNAQLIVMDEPTAALSSDETKKLLKIVRWLRATGKTIVYISHYLEEVLSLADVVTVLRNGHLIRTSPASQETPESLVTAMIGRSLNLAFPPKVPMALDAPVVLSVEGLTRNGFIENVSFYVRAGEIVGLAGLVGSGRSEVARAIFGADPIDRGQIRVNGKPVKINSPADAIRTGIVLLPESRKTQGLIMTLGVGQNVTLPHLNTLSKASLISGQREYRETRNLLTGLDVRPPNPAMKVTKLSGGNQQKVLFAKWLFRRPRILIADEPTSGVDVGAKQAIYKLINSLAEQGMGVLLISSEIEEVLGLAHRVYVMRQGRVVAELEGNSLTEEAVMHAVFATTGEVIHK from the coding sequence GTGAGTTCGATCCCTCATGTCGAGACACGTAACATCAGCAAGCGGTTCGATGCAATCGAGGCATTGGTTGACATCAACCTGACGATCGAACGAGGAACGATTCATGCCCTGGTCGGGGAAAATGGTGCTGGTAAGTCAACGCTTGGAAAGATCATCAGCGGTATTATCCGCCCTGACCAGGGCGAGCTAATTGTCAATGGTAGGGTGGCCCATTACACATCACCTTCTGACGCATTAGCGGATGGCATAACCATCATTTCCCAGGAACTTTCCCTTGTCCCAAAGTTGAATGTAATGGAGAATGTCTTTCTAGGGATGGAATCGCGAAAAATGGGGATAATACAGCAAGAAGTCTTGCGACAGCGGTATGCTCAACTCATCGAACGCTCAGGATTCGACATTCCTGGCAATGTTCCAGTAGCAAAGATGCGAGTCGCTGACCAAAAAAAGGTTGAGATACTACGCGCTATCGCCCGTAATGCTCAATTGATCGTTATGGACGAACCAACTGCTGCATTATCCTCCGACGAAACAAAGAAGCTCCTAAAAATAGTGCGTTGGCTGCGCGCGACTGGCAAGACCATCGTTTATATCTCCCATTATCTCGAAGAAGTGCTTAGTTTGGCGGATGTTGTAACTGTGTTACGCAATGGTCATTTAATACGCACTTCTCCAGCAAGCCAAGAAACGCCTGAGAGCCTAGTTACTGCTATGATTGGGCGATCATTGAATTTAGCGTTTCCGCCAAAAGTCCCTATGGCATTAGATGCACCTGTTGTGCTTTCGGTAGAAGGTTTAACTCGAAATGGCTTTATTGAAAATGTCTCGTTCTATGTTCGAGCTGGGGAGATTGTTGGATTGGCAGGATTAGTAGGAAGTGGGCGCTCTGAGGTAGCCCGAGCTATATTTGGAGCTGACCCTATTGATCGAGGGCAAATACGAGTTAATGGGAAACCAGTAAAGATCAATTCCCCTGCTGATGCAATCCGCACTGGCATTGTCCTTCTACCCGAGAGTCGAAAAACGCAAGGGTTAATCATGACCCTCGGAGTTGGACAAAATGTTACCCTACCCCATCTGAATACGCTCAGCAAAGCCAGTCTGATCAGCGGGCAACGGGAATATCGCGAGACAAGGAATCTGCTGACCGGGTTAGATGTCAGACCCCCGAATCCGGCTATGAAAGTAACAAAATTATCCGGGGGAAATCAACAGAAAGTCTTGTTTGCAAAATGGCTATTTCGTCGCCCGAGGATTCTAATTGCAGATGAACCCACCAGTGGTGTAGATGTGGGAGCAAAACAAGCCATTTACAAGTTGATCAATTCTTTAGCTGAACAAGGAATGGGGGTTTTACTCATCTCTTCGGAAATCGAAGAGGTTTTAGGGTTAGCTCATCGTGTATATGTAATGCGTCAGGGTCGAGTGGTAGCAGAACTTGAAGGGAATTCCTTGACAGAAGAAGCAGTCATGCATGCTGTTTTCGCAACAACTGGGGAAGTGATTCATAAATAA